From Deltaproteobacteria bacterium GWA2_45_12, a single genomic window includes:
- a CDS encoding tRNA (adenosine(37)-N6)-dimethylallyltransferase MiaA: MNKFVVILGPTATGKTSLAISLCKKFKGEIISVDSRQAYREMEIGTGKATIDNGQVTIDKGDTPIHLYDVVGPDERLNAFEFSNLAWEKVEEIWSGNKVPFLVGGTGFYLDVILGRRKLSNISADPALRFELEGLSTLELIEKLKKLSPPRLEAIDQYNRYRLMRAIEVEEGIKSQELRVKGEMPRDFKCLIIGLTAENDRLYEIADGRVDRMMEVGLLDEVKRLSEKYGWEVPGLKTLGYREFLPYFEGKVLLSGAVQKLKYNTHAYIRRQKTYFRKNTDIKWFDITDCEFDKVVSDAVESFLL; this comes from the coding sequence ATGAACAAATTCGTCGTAATCCTTGGTCCGACAGCGACGGGAAAAACTTCCTTAGCGATATCGCTTTGCAAAAAGTTTAAGGGCGAGATTATTTCGGTGGATAGCCGTCAGGCCTACCGGGAGATGGAGATCGGGACGGGTAAGGCCACGATTGACAATGGACAAGTGACAATTGACAAAGGAGACACACCAATTCACCTTTATGATGTGGTAGGCCCAGATGAGCGGTTGAATGCTTTTGAATTTTCGAATCTCGCTTGGGAAAAGGTGGAGGAAATTTGGTCCGGTAACAAGGTCCCGTTTTTAGTTGGGGGAACCGGTTTTTATCTTGATGTGATTTTAGGCAGGCGAAAACTTTCTAATATTAGTGCCGACCCCGCGCTACGTTTCGAGTTAGAGGGGCTTTCAACCCTTGAGTTAATAGAAAAACTGAAGAAACTTTCTCCGCCGCGTCTTGAGGCAATTGACCAATATAATCGTTATCGTTTGATGAGAGCGATTGAGGTTGAAGAAGGAATTAAGAGTCAAGAGTTAAGAGTTAAGGGTGAAATGCCTCGTGATTTTAAGTGCCTGATCATTGGACTGACGGCGGAGAACGACCGTCTTTATGAAATTGCCGACGGGAGAGTGGACAGAATGATGGAGGTTGGACTCTTGGATGAAGTCAAAAGGCTTTCGGAAAAATATGGGTGGGAGGTTCCCGGTCTTAAAACCCTTGGCTATCGTGAATTTCTTCCTTATTTTGAAGGTAAAGTTCTTCTGTCCGGAGCGGTGCAAAAACTAAAGTACAATACACACGCTTATATTCGCCGGCAGAAAACGTATTTTAGGAAGAACACGGATATTAAGTGGTTCGATATTACTGACTGCGAATTTGATAAAGTGGTCTCTGACGCGGTAGAATCATTCTTATTATGA